CGGAAGGCGGTCGACGCGCTCGGAACCCCGGCGGGGTCCATGACGTGCTCGTCGGCGGCCAGCTCATAGGCCCGCACGAGGACCACGGGCACCGCGGCCCGCCCAATCACGGCCTGACCGACGGAGCCGACCAGGAAGCCTCCGAACCCGGTCAGGGCGCGCGAGCCCAGGACAAGCAGTTCGGCGTCCCGCGCGGCCTCCGGCAGGACGTCGGCCGGCCGGCCGGTGCGCTGCTCCCAGGTCACCTCCACCCCCGGGTGACGCAACCCGAGGCCTTCGGCGGCCTCCCGGGGAATCCGCTCGGTCCAGTGCCGGTGCGTCTCGGCGCCGAGCAGCGGGGCCTGGGCCATCGGCTCCGGTACCGGTTCCCAGACGTGGACGAGCCGCAGCGGCGACTGCCGCAGCGTCGCCTCACGGGCGGCCCACTCGGCGGCCGCTCTGCTCTCGGGCGAACCGTCCAGACCTACGGTGACGGTGCGGGGCATGGTGCCCACCTCCTGCGTGATCGGTCGGATTCGATCGTCGTCCTCGGCGCGTCGTGCGGGGAGGGGCCACTGGGCCCTGTCCCGGGCCGACCGGCCCGACCGACCGCTCCCGCCACTCCCCGGCTGGCGCGGCGCCGCGGGTGCGGGCAGCGTGGAGCTGAAGAGGTCGACTGTCGAGCGAGGTGGCCATGCATTCCTCGGAGCCGGTACCACGGGTGGTCGTGGGAGTGGACGGTTCGCCGTCGTCGTACGCGGCGCTGCGCTGGGCGGTCCAGTACGCGCAGAGGGTCGGCGGTTTCGTGGAGGCGGTGCACGCCTGGGACACGCCGTCGGCCATCGGCTGGAGCGGGCCGGCCATCGACCCGGAGTTCGACCTGGAGCAGGCCCGGGAGCGTTTCGCGGCGGAGCTGCGCACCGTCTTCCGGGACGAGCACCCCGCCGGGCTGCGGGAGGAGCTCGTGGAGGGCGACCCCTCGGAGGTGCTCATCCGCGCCTCGCAAGGCGCGGAACTCCTCGTCGTGGGCAGCCGCGGACGGGGCGGCTTCGCCCGGGCGATGCTGGGATCGGTCAGCCAGCGTTGCGCCCAGCACGCGGCCTGCCCGGTGGTCGTCGTCCGTCAGGAACAGGACCCGGCGCACTGACCGTCCTGCCGCGACCGGCAGCGGACGCCGGCATCGTGGCAGGGGCCTGAGGCGGAGCGCTGCGGCGTGCCGCGTGCGCACCGGCCCGGAACGGCCGTCCGCCGCCGTGGGCCACGCCTGATGCACTACGTCCGACGCACCGGCACCCGCCACGCCACCCGCGCCCCGCCGTCGACCGGACTGGTCACCTCCAGGGTGCCGCCCAGCTGCCGGGCCCGGTCGGCCATGTTCTGCAGGCCGCTGCGGCGGCCGTCCGGGGGGATGCCGACGCCGTTGTCCGTGACCGTGAGGCAGAGCGTGCCGCCGTCGGTCTCCAGGACGACGTCGGCGCGGTCCGCGCGCGCGTGCCGGGCGACGTTGGTCAGGGCCTCGGAGAGGACGGCGAGCACGTGGTCGGCCGTCTCCTGGGGGACCTGGGTGTCCAGCAGCCCCTCCATGCGCAGGCTGGGCGCGAACCCCAGCAGCGGCGCGGCCTCCCCGACCGCCCGCACCACCTTGGCCCGCAGCCCCTGCCCGACGGCGTCCTCACGCGCGCGAAGCCCGAAGATCGTCGACCTGATGATCTTGATGGTCTCGTCCAGGTCGTCGACGGCCCGCGCGACACGTTCGGAGGCCTCCGGGTGCTCGATGAACCGGCCGGCGCTCTGCAGCGTCATCCCGGTGGCGAACAGCCGCTGGATCGCCAGGTCGTGGAGGTCGCGGGCGATGCGGTCCCGGTCCTGGAGCAAGGCGATCTGCTCCGCGTCACGGCGGTGCTCGGCGAGCTCCATCGCCACCGCGGCCTGGGCGGCGAAGCCCTTGAGCGGCTCGGTCTCCTCCTCCGAGAACACCGTCCGGCCCGCCGGGCGGACCAGCAGCACGACACCTCGGACGCCCTCCTTGCCGCCGATGGGCACCGCGACCGCCGGGCCGAGCCCGGTCACCCGCCCGGCGTCCGACGGGCCCCGCTCGTCACCCAGGACGTCGGGGCTGGTGACCGGGGCGCCGGTGGTGAAGGCCCGGCCGATCAGGCCGTCGTCGACCGGCAGCACCCGCCCGCGATGCGCCTCGGCCTGCCGGCCGATGGCCAGTTCCACGGTGAGCGCGTCGGTGTCCTCCACCGGCACGGCGACCACGGCCAGGGCGGCGCCGGTGTTCTCCCTGGCCCGCTCGGCGATCAGGGCGAGCACCTCGCCGCGTGCGCTGCCGGACAGCAGCCGCTGGGTGATCTCGGCGTTCGCCCGCAGCCACCGCTCGCGCAGCCGGGACTCCTCGTAGAGCCGGGCGTTGTCGATCGCCACCCCCGCCGCCACGGCGAGGGTCGCCAGCACCGACTCGTCGTCCTCGTCGAACTGCGCGCCGCCGCGCTTCTCGGTCAGGTAGAGGTTGCCGAAGATCTGGTCGCGGACGCGTATGGGGACGCCGAGGAAGGTGTTCATCGGCGGGTGGTTCGCCGGGAAGCCGTACGAGGCGGGGTGCGCGGAGATCTTCTCCAGCCGCAGCGGCTCGGGGTTGCGGATGAGCTCGCCGAGGATGCCGTGCCCCTCCGGGTAGTGGCCGATCCGGGCGATGCCCTCCTCGCTGATGCCCACGGTGAGGAAGTCCGACAGCCGTTTGCCGTCAGGTGTGATCACGCCCAGGGCGGCGTACTCGGCGTCCACCAGGACGGCCGCGGCCTGCACGATGCCGCGCAGCGCCTGCTGCAGGTCCAGCTCACGGCCGACCGAGAGCACCGCCTCCAGCAGGCTGTGCACCCGGTCGCGGGTGCCGCGTGCCGCGTCCAGGCGGGCCTGGAGCTCCTCCAGGAGCTCGTCCAGCCTCAGCTGCGGCAACCGCACACGCGCTTGCTCCCCGGGCTCCTTGGGGCGTCCCACGGCTGTCCTCCAGGTCCCCTCGACATACCCCGGGCCGATCGTTCCGGTCATCTGCCACGGTATCGGCCGGAGCGGGGGGACGGCAGGAGATCGGGGAAGAAGGACGAGGCCGCCGACGGGGCGTCCGGCCCGCCCGTCAGCGTCCCTCCTGCCGGAGCCGGTCCTGGGCCTGGGTCGCGATGACGGCGGCCTGGATGCGCCGCTCGACGCCCAGCTTGGCCAGCATGCGGGAGATGTGGTTCTTGACGGTCTTCTCGGCGAGGTAGAGCCGTTGACCGATCTGACGGTTGGTGAGGCCCTCGCCGATCAGGGCGAGGATCTCGCGTTCACGGTCGGTCAGCCCCGGCAGGACGTCCGGCTCGGGCTCGGGCTCGGGCCGTCCGCCGCCGCGCAGCCGGGCCATCAGACGGGTCGTGGCACTCGGGTCCAGCAGCGACTGGCCGCGGGCGACCGTCCGGACGGCGGAGACCAGGTCGGAGCCCTGGATCTGCTTCAGCACGTACCCGGAGGCTCCGGCCATGATCGAGTCGAGCAGTGCCTCCTCGTCGTCGAACGAGGTCAGCATCAGGCAGGCCAGGTCCGGCATGCGCGAGCGCAGCTCCCGGCACACGGTCACACCGTCGCCGTCCGGCAGCCGTACGTCGAGCACCGCGACCTGCGGGCGCAGCGCGGGGACGCGGACCAGGGCCTGCTCGGCGGTGGCGGCCTCGCCGACGACGGTGATGTCCGGCTCGTCGTCGAGCAGGTCGTGCACCCCGCGGCGTACCACCTCGTGGTCGTCGAGGAGGAAGACACGGATCGGACTCTCGGCGTCGCCGCGCTCGCTGTCCGGCATGGGCTGCTCCCGTCGTACGCCGCCGTCCCCGTCCGGACGCGGTCGGATTCCCTGTCGAGGATCTTGCTCGTTCCCGGGCCCGAGGGCCAGGGCCGGTCGGCCCTGTTTTCCCGGATTCCCGGGACGGCCGGCACCTGTTCCGCGCGCCCGCGCGCGTCCGACCCTGGGATCGGACCGGACCGGCGGGCCCGGAGGCGGAACGAGGAGCGACCATGAAGGCATCAGTCGTCCACTCCTTCGGCGGACCCCTCCTGATCGCGGACCGGTCCCCGGCCGCCCCGGCCGTGCCCGGGCGGGCGTTCGCCTCGGTGCACGCCGGGATGCGGAGCGGCGGGAAACTGGTCATGGTGGCCTTTCCCGCGCCCCGCACCGTCCGCTTCCCGGCCCCCGCGCAGGTCGCCGACGGGCGGATCAGGGCTTGCGTCGTCTTCGAGAGCTGACCGGAAGTCAGCGGTCACCGGGCCCGACACGGAAGGCAGGGCAGAGGATCATGGTCCGTTACGTGTACGACTTCACCGAGGGCGGCCGTGGCATGGCCGACCTGCTCGGCGGCAAGGGCGCGAACCTCGCCGAGATGACCCGGATGGGCCTGCCGGTGCCGCCCGGTTTCGTCGTCACCACCGAGGCCTGCCGGGCCTTCCTCGCCACCGGCGCCGAACCCGCGGGGCTGTCCCGGGAGGTTTCCGCGCACCTGTCGGGCCTGGAGGCCGCCTCGGGACGGCGGCTGGGGCAGCGCGACGATCCGCTGCTGGTGTCGGTCCGCTCCGGGGCGCGCGCCTCCATGCCCGGCATGATGGACACGGTGCTGGACATCGGCCTGAACGACGAGTCCGTCCTGGGCCTGGCCGTGGTCTCCGGCAACGACCGCTTCGCCTGGGACTCCTACCGCCGTCTCGTGCAGATGTTCGGCAGTACGGTCATGGGGGTCGAGTCCTCGCTGTTCGACGAGGCCATGACGGTGCTGCGGGAGGCCCGCGACGTCCCGGACGACCGGCGCCTGGACGCCGACGCCCTCGCCGACCTCGTGGAGATGTACAAGAAGCTGATCCGCGACGCGACCGGGCACGACTTCCCCCAGTCCCCCGCCGAGCAGCTGCGCCGGGCGGTGCTCGCCGTCTTCCGGTCCTGGAACTGCGAACGCGCCGGCCTCTACCGGCGCCGCGAGCACATCCCCGACGACCTGGGCACGGCCGTCACCGTCCAGCGCATGGTCTTCGGCAACCTCGGCCCCGACTCGGGCAGCGGCGTCGCCTTCACCCGCGACCCGGCCACCGGCCGCCCCGGCCTGTACGGCGACTACCTGCCCGACGCACAGGGCGAGGACGTCGTCGCCGGCGTCCGCGACGCCGTGCCGCTGACCGAACTGGAACGGCTGGATCCGCGCTCTTACGGGCAGTTGCGGGAGTACCTGCGGACTCTGGAGGATCACTACCGGGACCTGTGCGACATCGAGTTCACGGTCGAGCGTGGTCGGCTGTGGATGCTCCAGACGCGGGTGGGAAAGCGCACCGCCGCGGCGGAGTTCGCCATCGCCGCCGAGCTGACCGACGAGGGGCTCATCACCCAGGACGAGGCCCTGGCACGGGTGAGCGGGGACGGGCTGGTCCGGCTGATGTTCCCCCGCTTCGACACCGCCGCGGCCGGGGTACCGCTCGCCCACGGCATCCCCGCCTCGCCCGGCGCCGCGGTGGGCGCGGTGGTCTTCGACTCGGCGACGGCCGTGCGACGCGCCGCCGCCGGCGAGAAGGTCGTTCTCGTCCGTCACGAGACCACCCCCGACGACCTGCCCGGCATGGTCGCCGCCCAGGCGGTGCTGACCAGCCACGGCGGCAAGACCAGTCACGCGGCCGTGGTCGCCCGCGGCATGGGCAGGGTGTGCGTCTGCGGCGCCGAGGAACTGACCGTGCGCGCCGGGACGCGGAACTTCACGACCCGTGACGGCACCGTGGTCGAGGAGGGCACGGTCATCTCGGTCGACGGCACGGCCGGTGCCGTGTACCCGGGCGCGGCGCCGCTGGTGGACTCCCCGGTCATGCGGTACCTGGAGACCGGCGAGCGGTCGGGCGAGGTGGCCGACGCGGTGGCCCGCGCGCTGCTCCAGGCCGACGGCGTACGGCGGCTCGAGGTGCGGGCCAACGCCGACACCCCCGAGGACGCCGCGCGCGCCCGCCGGTTCGGCGCGCAGGGCATCGGCCTGTGCCGCACCGAGCACATGTTCCTGGGCGAGCGCCGCAAGCTGGTCGAGGAGATGATCCTGGCCTGCACCGCCGACCGGCGCGACCGGGCGCTGGACGCGCTGCTGCCGATGCAACGCGAGGACTTCGTCGGCATCCTCGCCGCGATGGACGGCCTTCCGGTCACGATCCGGCTTCTCGACCCACCGCTGCACGAGTTCCTGCCCGATCGCACGGAACTCGCCGTGCGCGTCGCGACCGTCGAAGCCCGCGGCGGCCTGCCCGACCCGCACGACGTCGAGCTGCTCGAAGCGGTGAACCGGATGCACGAGGAGAACCCGATGCTCGGCCTGCGCGGCGTCCGCCTCGGCCTGGTGGTCCCGGGCCTGGTCGCCATGCAGGTGCGGGCCGTCGCCGAGGCCGTCGTGGAGCGCACGCGCGCGGGTGGCACCCCGGTCGCGGAGATCATGGTGCCGCTGATCGGCTCCGTCGAGGAACTCCGCCTGGAGCGCGGCGAGGTGGAGCGCGTGCTGGCCGAGGTCCGGGACGAGACCGGCGTCCCCGTGAACTGTCCGGTCGGCACCATGATCGAGCTGCCCCGGGCCGCGTTGACGGCCGGCCGGATCGCCGAGCAGGCGGACTTCTTCTCCTTCGGCACGAACGACCTGACGCAGACCACCTGGGGCTTCTCCCGCGACGACGTCGAGGCCGAGTTCTTCTCCGCATACCTCGACAAGGGTGTCTTCCCCGCCTCGCCGTTCGAGCGGCTCGACCGGGAGGGCGTGGGGCGGCTGGTCGGGCTCGCCGTCGCCGAGGGCCGGGCCACCCGGCCCGGTCTGAAGATCGGCGTCTGCGGGGAGCACGGCGGCGACCCGGAGTCGGTCCACTTCTTCCACGCCGCCGGGCTGGACTACGTCTCCTGTTCGCCGTTCCGCGTCCCGGTCGCCCGGCTGGAGGCCGGCCGGGCGGCCGTCCTGGCGACGTGACGGGCCGAGTGACGCGCATCGGCGGGAGCGACCGCATGAGGGCATGAGGGCGGGGCACCGCCGCCTCGTGGCGGCGGTGCCCCGGTCGGCACGCGGGGGCCGGTCAGAGCAGCCGGCGGTTGCGGCTGACGAAGGGCAGGCGCGCCCACACCCTGCCGAGGCCCCAGGTGGCGTCCGCGCCCGCGGCGGCGAGGGCGACGAGGACGACGGTGTGGACGAGGTGGTAGTCCGCGAACGGGTTGGTGGACATGCTCGGGGAGCCGTCGGAGAGGAGCTTGGCCGGCGGCCACTCGGCGATCCACATCAGCGCCGTCATCAGCGTGCCGGCGACGGCGGCCGCGCGGTCAGCAGACGGAGCACCGCGAGGAAGTGGGCGCCGGTCGCGGTCGCCGCCGCGCCGCCGGGCGCGGGGGCCGCCCCGGTCCGGCGCGGACGCGGGGGCGGGCCGCGGAACCCCGGGTGCGGCTGGGGGTGGTCGTGGACTGCCATGATGCTCATCCCTTCCAGGGAGTGTCGCGCGGGGCCCCGGTGACCTCTCGTCGCGCCACCGATGTCCCGCGCGGCCGCCCGCTGCCGCTGGGGCTGCGCGGCCCGGACCACCGGGCCGGACGTCCCTACTCACCCGTCGAGTTGAGGGACCGTCAGCCTTCCCAGGACCAGTCGGCCACCTCGGGCAGGTCGGTGCCGTGGGCACGGACCCACTCGTGGTGACGCAGGCGGGCGTCCTCCATGCGCTGGCGCACGACGGCGGCGCGCACCGCGAGGCCGGGAACCCGGTCGATGACGTCCATGACCAGGCGGTAGCGGTCGAGGTCGTTGCGGACGACCATGTCGAACGGCGTGGTCGTGGTGCCGATCTCCTTGTAGCCGCGCACGTGCATGTTGCCGTGGCCGGTGCGCCGGTAGGCCAGGCGGTGGATCAGCCAGGGGTAGCCGTGGTACGCGAAGACGACCGGTTTGTCCTGGGTGAACAGGCCGTCGTACTCGAAGTCGGTCATCCCGTGCGGGTGCTCCTCGCTCGGCAGCAGACGCGCGATGTCGACGACGTTCACGACCCGGACGGAGAGCTGGGGCAGGTGACGGCGCATCAGCTGGGCCGCGGCGAGCACCTCCTGGGTGGGGACGTCGCCCGCGCAGCCCAGCACCACGTCCGGCTCCCGGGTGTCGTCCTCGGTGCCGGCCCAGTCCCAGATGCCCGCGCCGCGGGTGCAGTGGACCCGGGCCTGGTCCATGGACAGCCAGTCGAAGCAGGGCTGCTTGCCCGCGACGATCACGTTCACGTAGTCGCGGCTGCGCAGCGCGTGGTCGGCGACGGAGAGCAGCGTGTTGGCGTCCGGCGGCAGGTAGACGCGGACGACCTCGGGGCTCTTGTTGAGGATGTGGTCGACGAAGCCGGGGTCCTGGTGGGAGAAGCCGTTGTGGTCCTGCCGCCACACATGGGAGGTGAGCAGGTAGTTGAGGGAGGCGATGGGGGCGCGCCAGGGCAGGCGGCGGGTCACGCGCAACCACTTGATGTGCTGGTTGACCATCGAGTCGACGATGTGCGCGAAGGCCTCGTAACAGGAGAACAGGCCGTGCCGGCCGGTCAGGAGGTAGCCCTCCAGCCAGCCCTGGCAGGTGTGTTCGGACAGGATCTCCATCACCCGGCCGTGCCGGTCGAGGTCTTCGTCCACCTCCAGGGTCGCGGCCTGCCACGCCTTGCCGCTGGCGGCGTACACGGCGTCCAGGCGGTTCGACGCGGTCTCGTCGGGACCGACGAGGCGGAAGTCGCGGCGCTGGGCCGTCTCCCGCACGACGTGTTCCAGCAACTCGCCCAGCACTCGGGTGGGTTCGTGCAACGTCATGCCGGGCTTGTCGACGGGCACGGCGTACCGTTCCAGCGCCGGCAGCGGCAGTTCACGCAGCAGCAGGCCCCCGTTGGCGTGCGGGGTGGCGCCGAGCCGGCGCGGGCCCGCCGGAACGCAGGCGAGGACCTGCGGGCGGGGGCTGCCCTGCTCGTCGAAGAGTTCCCGTGGCCGGTACGAGCGCAGCCACGCCTCCAGTTCCCGCAGGTGCTCCGGGTTGTCGCGCACCCCGGCCAGCGGGACCTGATGGGCGCGCCAGGTGCCCTCCACGGGCAGGCCGTCGACCTCCTTCGGGCCGGTCCAGCCCTTCGGCGTGCGCAGCACGATCACAGGCCAGCGGGGGCGCTCGGTGGCGCCGTCCTCGCGGGCCGCGCGCTGGACGGCGGCGATCTTGTCCAGCGTGGTGTCCATGGCCCGCGCCATGGCGCGGTGCACGGCGGCCGGGTCGTCGCCGGTGACGTGGACGGGGTCGTGTCC
This region of Streptomyces chromofuscus genomic DNA includes:
- a CDS encoding universal stress protein, whose product is MPRTVTVGLDGSPESRAAAEWAAREATLRQSPLRLVHVWEPVPEPMAQAPLLGAETHRHWTERIPREAAEGLGLRHPGVEVTWEQRTGRPADVLPEAARDAELLVLGSRALTGFGGFLVGSVGQAVIGRAAVPVVLVRAYELAADEHVMDPAGVPSASTAFRPVVLGLDTDGPDDTVLAFAFEEAARRGTALHVVQGWNLPPYYVYSPAAGVEPHDEVAREKAAELTEVLRPWRRKFPDVPVVETSRTGSPSDHLVDASRDASLVVVGRRIRRGPLGAHIGPVTQAVLHHATTPVAVVAHR
- a CDS encoding universal stress protein; this translates as MHSSEPVPRVVVGVDGSPSSYAALRWAVQYAQRVGGFVEAVHAWDTPSAIGWSGPAIDPEFDLEQARERFAAELRTVFRDEHPAGLREELVEGDPSEVLIRASQGAELLVVGSRGRGGFARAMLGSVSQRCAQHAACPVVVVRQEQDPAH
- a CDS encoding sensor histidine kinase, producing the protein MTGTIGPGYVEGTWRTAVGRPKEPGEQARVRLPQLRLDELLEELQARLDAARGTRDRVHSLLEAVLSVGRELDLQQALRGIVQAAAVLVDAEYAALGVITPDGKRLSDFLTVGISEEGIARIGHYPEGHGILGELIRNPEPLRLEKISAHPASYGFPANHPPMNTFLGVPIRVRDQIFGNLYLTEKRGGAQFDEDDESVLATLAVAAGVAIDNARLYEESRLRERWLRANAEITQRLLSGSARGEVLALIAERARENTGAALAVVAVPVEDTDALTVELAIGRQAEAHRGRVLPVDDGLIGRAFTTGAPVTSPDVLGDERGPSDAGRVTGLGPAVAVPIGGKEGVRGVVLLVRPAGRTVFSEEETEPLKGFAAQAAVAMELAEHRRDAEQIALLQDRDRIARDLHDLAIQRLFATGMTLQSAGRFIEHPEASERVARAVDDLDETIKIIRSTIFGLRAREDAVGQGLRAKVVRAVGEAAPLLGFAPSLRMEGLLDTQVPQETADHVLAVLSEALTNVARHARADRADVVLETDGGTLCLTVTDNGVGIPPDGRRSGLQNMADRARQLGGTLEVTSPVDGGARVAWRVPVRRT
- a CDS encoding response regulator, translated to MPDSERGDAESPIRVFLLDDHEVVRRGVHDLLDDEPDITVVGEAATAEQALVRVPALRPQVAVLDVRLPDGDGVTVCRELRSRMPDLACLMLTSFDDEEALLDSIMAGASGYVLKQIQGSDLVSAVRTVARGQSLLDPSATTRLMARLRGGGRPEPEPEPDVLPGLTDREREILALIGEGLTNRQIGQRLYLAEKTVKNHISRMLAKLGVERRIQAAVIATQAQDRLRQEGR
- the ppdK gene encoding pyruvate, phosphate dikinase, whose amino-acid sequence is MVRYVYDFTEGGRGMADLLGGKGANLAEMTRMGLPVPPGFVVTTEACRAFLATGAEPAGLSREVSAHLSGLEAASGRRLGQRDDPLLVSVRSGARASMPGMMDTVLDIGLNDESVLGLAVVSGNDRFAWDSYRRLVQMFGSTVMGVESSLFDEAMTVLREARDVPDDRRLDADALADLVEMYKKLIRDATGHDFPQSPAEQLRRAVLAVFRSWNCERAGLYRRREHIPDDLGTAVTVQRMVFGNLGPDSGSGVAFTRDPATGRPGLYGDYLPDAQGEDVVAGVRDAVPLTELERLDPRSYGQLREYLRTLEDHYRDLCDIEFTVERGRLWMLQTRVGKRTAAAEFAIAAELTDEGLITQDEALARVSGDGLVRLMFPRFDTAAAGVPLAHGIPASPGAAVGAVVFDSATAVRRAAAGEKVVLVRHETTPDDLPGMVAAQAVLTSHGGKTSHAAVVARGMGRVCVCGAEELTVRAGTRNFTTRDGTVVEEGTVISVDGTAGAVYPGAAPLVDSPVMRYLETGERSGEVADAVARALLQADGVRRLEVRANADTPEDAARARRFGAQGIGLCRTEHMFLGERRKLVEEMILACTADRRDRALDALLPMQREDFVGILAAMDGLPVTIRLLDPPLHEFLPDRTELAVRVATVEARGGLPDPHDVELLEAVNRMHEENPMLGLRGVRLGLVVPGLVAMQVRAVAEAVVERTRAGGTPVAEIMVPLIGSVEELRLERGEVERVLAEVRDETGVPVNCPVGTMIELPRAALTAGRIAEQADFFSFGTNDLTQTTWGFSRDDVEAEFFSAYLDKGVFPASPFERLDREGVGRLVGLAVAEGRATRPGLKIGVCGEHGGDPESVHFFHAAGLDYVSCSPFRVPVARLEAGRAAVLAT
- a CDS encoding phosphoketolase family protein, which codes for MSVDTRQAPAELTDEELQALDAHWRAANYLSVGQIYLMANPLLTEPLRPEHIKPRLLGHWGTSPGLNLVHTHLNRVIKARGIDALCVWGPGHGGPAVLANSWIEGSYTETYPDITRDAAGMARLFRQFSFPGGVPSHVAPETPGSIHEGGELGYSLSHAYGAALDNPGLLVACVVGDGEAETGPLAASWHANKFLDPVHDGAVLPILHLNGYKIANPTVLARLPETELDELLKGYGHDPVHVTGDDPAAVHRAMARAMDTTLDKIAAVQRAAREDGATERPRWPVIVLRTPKGWTGPKEVDGLPVEGTWRAHQVPLAGVRDNPEHLRELEAWLRSYRPRELFDEQGSPRPQVLACVPAGPRRLGATPHANGGLLLRELPLPALERYAVPVDKPGMTLHEPTRVLGELLEHVVRETAQRRDFRLVGPDETASNRLDAVYAASGKAWQAATLEVDEDLDRHGRVMEILSEHTCQGWLEGYLLTGRHGLFSCYEAFAHIVDSMVNQHIKWLRVTRRLPWRAPIASLNYLLTSHVWRQDHNGFSHQDPGFVDHILNKSPEVVRVYLPPDANTLLSVADHALRSRDYVNVIVAGKQPCFDWLSMDQARVHCTRGAGIWDWAGTEDDTREPDVVLGCAGDVPTQEVLAAAQLMRRHLPQLSVRVVNVVDIARLLPSEEHPHGMTDFEYDGLFTQDKPVVFAYHGYPWLIHRLAYRRTGHGNMHVRGYKEIGTTTTPFDMVVRNDLDRYRLVMDVIDRVPGLAVRAAVVRQRMEDARLRHHEWVRAHGTDLPEVADWSWEG